Proteins encoded within one genomic window of Alteribacter populi:
- a CDS encoding H-type small acid-soluble spore protein: MDAMRAQEIIESAKEHLVYFNGTRIWIQRVNEELNTARIFPATDPNDEMTVPLDQLREQH; the protein is encoded by the coding sequence ATGGATGCTATGAGAGCGCAAGAGATTATAGAATCAGCGAAAGAACATTTGGTTTATTTTAATGGTACAAGGATTTGGATACAACGTGTAAATGAAGAGCTCAACACGGCAAGAATATTTCCTGCTACGGATCCTAATGACGAAATGACGGTTCCTCTTGATCAATTACGCGAGCAACACTAA
- a CDS encoding phosphotransferase enzyme family protein translates to MFEKAKGQPVKINEQLNNHTLFYSWSNAIGQLHRLTKQYQRPEHLTPREDLTESFEKQYAPFIHQKNENVMNQITHTIETVKLLPKTGDRYQLIHSDLHSGNFHFDGKSLHMFDFDDAAYHHIISDIAIARYYTM, encoded by the coding sequence ATGTTTGAAAAAGCAAAAGGGCAACCGGTTAAAATAAATGAACAACTTAACAATCACACATTGTTTTACAGTTGGAGCAACGCGATTGGCCAGCTTCATAGACTTACGAAACAATACCAACGACCTGAGCACCTAACACCTCGAGAGGATCTAACAGAGTCATTCGAAAAACAATATGCTCCTTTCATTCATCAAAAGAATGAAAACGTCATGAACCAAATAACACATACTATAGAAACCGTGAAACTGCTCCCGAAAACAGGGGATCGATACCAGCTCATTCATTCTGATCTACACTCAGGAAACTTCCATTTCGATGGTAAGTCACTTCATATGTTTGATTTTGATGATGCTGCGTATCATCATATTATTAGTGATATTGCTATTGCCCGTTATTACACGATGTAG
- the rarD gene encoding EamA family transporter RarD: MTHHESGSQRDVSLGIVSGIAAYTIWGFLPMYWKLLDHVPSGEVLAHRIIWSLVLMLIVLFSLRKSTSLLDDLRYIRTYPKILAGLFLASLFISINWFSFIWAVTNDRVIEASLGYYINPLVSVLLGVLFLKEKVSYWQKVSFIIALIGVLSLTLSFGTVPVVGLILAFSFAFYGLVKKLTQIGAFTGLTIETFILTPVAIVFLFITHSNMTSLFYFESDFSTFPLLIGAGAVTAVPLLLFGIGARKIPLSMIGFLQYIAPTIMLFLGVFSYGELFSLIHFISFSLIWLALVIYSFSKTSWLRKLEPQKRKTPVGTDDSSSS; encoded by the coding sequence ATGACACACCACGAAAGTGGCTCTCAAAGAGATGTATCATTAGGGATAGTCTCAGGCATTGCTGCCTATACTATTTGGGGTTTCCTGCCAATGTATTGGAAACTACTAGATCATGTCCCATCAGGTGAAGTATTAGCCCACCGGATCATTTGGTCTCTTGTATTGATGTTGATCGTATTGTTTAGTTTACGAAAAAGTACGAGCTTACTAGATGACTTGCGTTATATTCGTACATATCCGAAAATATTAGCAGGTCTTTTTTTAGCCAGTTTATTCATTTCAATCAATTGGTTTTCTTTTATTTGGGCTGTAACGAATGATCGTGTAATTGAAGCAAGCTTGGGATACTACATTAATCCGCTCGTGAGCGTGTTACTTGGTGTTCTCTTTTTAAAGGAAAAAGTCAGTTATTGGCAAAAAGTATCTTTTATTATCGCCCTTATTGGAGTCCTTTCCTTAACTTTATCCTTTGGAACTGTTCCCGTAGTTGGGCTTATTTTAGCATTTAGCTTTGCCTTTTACGGTCTGGTTAAAAAACTCACTCAAATTGGAGCGTTTACGGGATTAACGATAGAAACATTTATTTTAACACCCGTAGCAATCGTTTTTCTTTTCATCACTCACTCAAATATGACTTCGCTTTTTTATTTTGAAAGTGATTTTTCCACATTCCCATTATTAATTGGAGCTGGTGCAGTTACAGCCGTCCCATTACTCTTGTTTGGTATTGGTGCAAGAAAAATCCCGCTCTCTATGATTGGTTTTTTGCAATACATCGCTCCGACAATTATGTTATTCTTAGGCGTCTTTTCTTACGGAGAATTATTTAGCCTCATTCACTTCATTTCTTTTAGTTTGATTTGGCTCGCATTAGTTATATATTCCTTCTCCAAAACATCTTGGTTAAGAAAGCTAGAGCCTCAGAAAAGAAAAACACCTGTTGGAACAGACGACTCATCCAGCTCTTAG
- a CDS encoding DUF3307 domain-containing protein — protein sequence MWLWLLFGHLLSDFIFQNRRMIDLKTRHLTKGLLAHCFIHLLVYVVLLSFYWLLFGGSILMMLLAVVLITITHFFVDYAKIKSIRRIRSTLGQTLLFVTDQMIHIFAIVVVLHFLTLEPFSMTSIYNGFVSLINGTIIWNEMERGLALGCIFILVTFGAGYFLGILLKDFTPKDDIQKDHYTIANEKTEVRTRMLPNGERESEMMTVKTEHLYRDSPQKIGRYIGMLERLMIVVLLLLQLPHGLAFIAALKSLTRFKQFDNKQFAEYYLIGTFSSSLIGLIFGVLAFAVIQ from the coding sequence TTGTGGCTATGGCTATTATTTGGACATTTACTTAGTGATTTTATTTTTCAAAATCGTCGAATGATTGATTTAAAAACTAGACATTTAACAAAAGGATTACTAGCACATTGTTTTATTCACTTACTCGTATACGTAGTATTACTATCCTTTTACTGGCTGCTTTTTGGTGGTTCAATATTGATGATGTTGTTGGCTGTTGTCCTCATCACGATCACGCATTTTTTTGTTGATTATGCCAAAATTAAAAGTATTAGACGGATTCGATCAACGTTGGGACAAACGTTATTATTTGTTACCGACCAAATGATTCATATCTTTGCCATTGTAGTCGTACTTCATTTTCTCACTTTAGAGCCATTTTCAATGACGTCCATCTATAATGGTTTCGTCTCACTTATAAACGGTACAATTATTTGGAATGAGATGGAACGAGGCCTTGCACTTGGTTGTATTTTCATTCTTGTGACATTCGGCGCGGGTTACTTTTTGGGCATTTTACTAAAGGATTTTACCCCAAAAGATGATATTCAAAAGGATCATTACACAATTGCGAATGAAAAAACTGAAGTGCGAACGAGAATGCTTCCTAATGGGGAACGGGAATCTGAAATGATGACAGTAAAAACCGAACATTTATATCGAGACTCCCCGCAAAAAATAGGCAGGTATATTGGCATGCTTGAGCGTTTGATGATTGTCGTCTTACTGCTGCTACAACTTCCGCATGGACTAGCTTTTATTGCAGCCCTTAAGTCGCTTACGAGATTTAAACAATTTGATAACAAACAGTTTGCTGAATATTATTTAATTGGAACATTTTCAAGCTCATTAATTGGTCTCATTTTCGGTGTTCTTGCCTTTGCTGTTATACAATGA
- a CDS encoding DinB family protein translates to MKRLFYYNWQRRQEWFDYCKGLSFEELHKERTGGVGTIHKTLFHVVKVEHDWVLVDILGAEEVDIRSEDYPKVESIEQLSKKWSRKIQAFINNGSLDRGSLPIMVDSENGLKEEFTYGEILDHLIAHEIHHMGQMSVWFREMGIKPPSANLIRRGLSCV, encoded by the coding sequence ATGAAGCGGTTATTTTATTATAATTGGCAGCGACGACAGGAATGGTTTGACTACTGTAAAGGATTGTCATTTGAGGAGCTTCATAAGGAAAGGACAGGAGGAGTTGGCACAATTCATAAAACACTTTTTCATGTGGTCAAAGTGGAACACGATTGGGTCCTTGTTGATATACTTGGAGCAGAAGAGGTAGATATTCGTTCAGAAGATTATCCGAAGGTTGAAAGCATTGAACAGCTATCAAAAAAATGGTCTCGTAAAATTCAAGCATTTATTAATAATGGGTCCCTTGACAGAGGGTCTCTGCCAATCATGGTCGACAGCGAAAATGGACTAAAGGAAGAGTTTACGTATGGGGAAATTTTGGATCACTTAATTGCTCATGAAATCCATCATATGGGACAGATGTCGGTGTGGTTTCGTGAAATGGGTATAAAACCGCCCTCCGCAAACCTCATCCGCAGGGGATTGTCCTGTGTCTAG
- a CDS encoding TVP38/TMEM64 family protein → MWKKMFVRVLILGIVIYLLYSLNQVFFQVDPEKIREWILTFGWLAPILFIVIFTLRPLTLFPASVLAVAGGLSFGPVFGPVFTYIGSLLGATVAFWVSRKLGKKIANRQWKGRAEALQARVEKHGFFYVIVLRVLPIINFDLVSYLSGLSRLRFNTYIGATMIGIIPGTLAFTFLGASFVEGDWRMIIVTIITFLFAFSIPVYVRGKLNKKDIELDPITEK, encoded by the coding sequence ATGTGGAAAAAAATGTTCGTGCGAGTTCTTATATTAGGTATCGTTATCTATTTGTTATATTCGTTGAATCAAGTTTTCTTTCAAGTTGATCCTGAAAAAATAAGGGAATGGATTTTAACTTTCGGTTGGCTAGCTCCGATATTATTCATTGTTATTTTTACTCTGAGACCGCTTACACTGTTTCCGGCTTCGGTGTTGGCAGTAGCTGGAGGGCTTTCATTCGGTCCAGTTTTTGGTCCTGTTTTTACATATATAGGATCATTGTTAGGCGCAACGGTTGCTTTTTGGGTTTCTCGTAAGCTGGGGAAAAAAATTGCGAATCGTCAATGGAAGGGGAGAGCGGAGGCCCTTCAAGCTCGTGTGGAAAAACATGGTTTTTTCTATGTTATCGTCCTTAGAGTTCTCCCGATTATAAACTTTGACTTAGTTAGTTATTTATCCGGCCTATCTCGACTCAGGTTTAATACCTATATTGGGGCGACAATGATTGGGATTATCCCAGGTACGCTAGCATTCACATTTTTAGGTGCCAGCTTTGTAGAAGGGGACTGGAGAATGATTATCGTTACCATAATCACTTTTCTTTTTGCTTTTTCAATCCCAGTTTATGTTCGTGGTAAACTAAATAAAAAAGATATTGAGTTGGATCCAATAACAGAAAAATAA
- a CDS encoding SatD family protein has protein sequence MIPAVGFALDVKRSSVVEKQLLTNTLLDCKEKLNDRYMPSLIVPFDIRKGDELIGVINQFSDTRELIELVYEIFSAAELHYYLGIGVGFLENNETSIHTANGSAVLNALSARDEELKNKGDAGKVWQKIDNEVFFSSKQIPSSALNSLYLTILDKKSQWTKKQQDVISFVERNPDWTFEKIGQELGYKSPKSTVSYLLARSQYLRVKTMENSFDELMVFFETSLKNGGE, from the coding sequence TTGATACCAGCTGTAGGGTTTGCTCTTGACGTAAAACGCTCGTCTGTAGTTGAAAAACAATTACTTACAAACACACTATTGGACTGTAAGGAAAAACTGAATGATCGTTACATGCCGTCATTGATTGTTCCATTTGATATTCGAAAAGGGGACGAGCTCATCGGAGTAATCAATCAATTCTCCGATACACGTGAGTTAATAGAATTAGTATATGAGATATTTTCGGCTGCAGAGCTACATTATTATCTAGGAATCGGAGTGGGGTTTCTTGAAAATAACGAAACGTCCATTCATACAGCTAACGGCAGTGCGGTTCTTAATGCATTGTCTGCTAGAGACGAAGAGTTAAAAAACAAAGGAGATGCCGGGAAGGTCTGGCAGAAGATTGATAATGAGGTGTTCTTTTCTTCTAAACAGATCCCTTCCTCTGCATTGAACAGTCTGTACTTGACTATTTTAGATAAAAAGTCTCAATGGACAAAGAAACAGCAAGATGTTATTTCATTTGTGGAAAGAAATCCTGACTGGACATTCGAAAAGATTGGACAAGAGTTAGGGTACAAGTCACCAAAATCGACCGTTAGTTACTTGTTAGCAAGATCTCAATACCTTAGAGTAAAAACAATGGAAAACAGTTTTGATGAACTGATGGTATTTTTTGAAACGTCATTAAAAAATGGAGGTGAATAA
- a CDS encoding ZIP family metal transporter gives MTEFLIGSAIAAGATGVGALPALIFRKGTHRFRDVLLAFCAGVMMAASAFELIPQALLLSDFIMVALGLMAGVCTLTLLERTIPHHHLEHNLYGIKVDKKAMLIVAAISLHNLPEGLSVGVSYGSDIEGLGPLIAVAIGLQNMPEGFLVALFLIQQRVRLWFAFSIALLTGLVEFFASIVGYFLTNLVIGIVPFGLAFAAGSMLYIVYKELIPESHGDGHALSATYSFVLGLIGMLCLTTWF, from the coding sequence ATGACGGAGTTTTTGATTGGCAGTGCTATTGCAGCGGGTGCGACAGGTGTTGGTGCTTTACCGGCTTTAATTTTTCGGAAGGGAACTCATCGATTTCGAGATGTACTGCTGGCTTTTTGTGCTGGTGTGATGATGGCTGCTTCTGCGTTTGAACTTATTCCTCAAGCATTACTTCTTTCGGATTTTATCATGGTAGCACTTGGTTTGATGGCAGGGGTTTGTACTTTAACATTGCTGGAAAGAACAATTCCTCATCATCATCTAGAACACAATTTGTATGGTATTAAAGTGGACAAGAAGGCTATGCTGATCGTTGCAGCAATTTCCTTACACAATTTGCCGGAGGGGCTTTCGGTAGGAGTAAGTTATGGAAGTGACATTGAAGGGTTAGGTCCATTGATTGCGGTGGCGATTGGCCTACAAAATATGCCGGAAGGATTTTTAGTCGCGTTATTTCTTATTCAACAACGTGTTCGGTTATGGTTCGCGTTTTCTATTGCGTTGTTAACAGGGTTGGTAGAATTTTTTGCATCAATAGTTGGATATTTTTTAACTAATCTCGTAATTGGTATCGTGCCATTCGGGCTCGCTTTTGCAGCTGGTTCAATGCTATACATCGTTTACAAAGAACTTATCCCAGAAAGTCATGGAGATGGGCACGCCTTAAGTGCAACTTATTCATTTGTATTGGGACTTATCGGGATGCTTTGTTTAACAACGTGGTTTTAA
- a CDS encoding UvrD-helicase domain-containing protein, producing MTKLIDQRQRDLINDDLQRNFLVEAGAGSGKTRSLVTRMTNLILSGSFRIHQIVAITFTRKAADELKERFQASLEKAASETSDPLLSERVEHALEQFDQCFLGTVHAFCSKLLRERPVEAGLDFDFTELDDQEDEQLLDQAWERYLVNSRVKEPKKLAEFQGLGIDITELRSAMKTVKEYEDVHWFTSSVEKPNVDPIFNELFSFVEYAKFSLPKVKPQKGYDQLQDKLMKAIRHLQYFDMNQNRTKIALIKLFDSKPKVTQNRWESKEEAKDVLEKALAFHENAKAFIQSWQEYCHSKIVPFLRPALAEYKQIKAERSLLNFQDMLLLTAQLLREQPETRHYFQEKYRCLLVDEFQDTDPVQAEMMLLLTGEQLHENDWTKQAPKPGSLFVVGDPKQSIYRFRRADIDIYQKVKKIISETGGETLDLVMNFRTTSRITERINPVFEQAFPPEEDTYQAAYRPLTAHKLAEKDEELKGVYQLTVPDGKKDEVVETEAHQIASYIRHCVDEGKAKPSDFMILTRYNEGVSHYTKVLQNYHIPVMTSGEYTLKGEQWMLSLAHLLMYIANPSSSFYFSAVLRGPFFGVSDDALFRYKNDGGEFQAFSKIPETLNENDRKMILPAFQKIREYLRWAKVLLPSTVIESIAEDLGFHASHVMEETNRREAVHYYQMVSKIRDFENKGLTMFGDCARHFYQLVTDAYHEEVLLPEDHQAVRVMNVHKSKGLEAPIVFLAHPKKWTDAGKHVDKHIQRSEEESLGYFTFSKPAGLFHKEVLAQPVGWEDKKAEETTYLKAEEDRLLYVAATRAEEMLIISAVDSGKNKTNPWSPLLEGVESLGEVFVPESVRQVNTQSQSSPISFHEYELFEKERDEWIESRSMETYRLITPSNKEEETDVITLERVSGGGKEWGTFIHVLFEELIKSPQTINEKIPFLMLQNNISEDRQEEARLVLNSFIQTKTYQRIVNSDQVLTEVPFTFKAEKGAPFHPGNFEGYVYVNGIIDLVLKEGEEWVIIDFKTDHLKNDEEIQKLREYYEKQLDVYVKSWEFFTGGRVKEATLHFTNHPEL from the coding sequence TTGACTAAACTTATCGACCAAAGGCAGCGAGACTTAATTAATGACGACTTGCAACGAAATTTTTTAGTAGAAGCTGGTGCGGGCTCTGGAAAAACGCGTAGTCTTGTTACTAGGATGACAAATCTCATTTTGTCCGGTAGCTTCCGTATCCATCAAATTGTGGCGATTACCTTTACAAGAAAGGCAGCCGATGAATTAAAGGAGCGCTTCCAAGCCTCTCTTGAAAAGGCGGCGTCAGAGACAAGTGATCCGCTCTTATCAGAACGAGTGGAGCATGCACTTGAACAATTTGACCAATGTTTCTTAGGGACTGTCCATGCGTTTTGTTCAAAGCTTTTAAGAGAACGTCCAGTTGAGGCTGGGTTAGACTTTGATTTTACCGAATTAGATGACCAGGAAGATGAACAATTGCTAGACCAAGCTTGGGAGCGGTACTTAGTCAATTCTCGGGTGAAGGAGCCCAAAAAACTTGCGGAATTTCAAGGTCTAGGTATTGATATTACAGAGCTAAGAAGTGCAATGAAAACAGTGAAAGAATATGAAGATGTTCATTGGTTTACAAGTTCTGTAGAAAAACCTAACGTCGATCCGATTTTCAACGAGCTGTTCTCCTTTGTTGAATACGCAAAATTTTCGTTGCCAAAAGTAAAGCCGCAGAAGGGATACGACCAGTTACAAGATAAATTGATGAAAGCAATCCGTCACCTTCAATACTTTGACATGAATCAAAATAGGACAAAAATCGCGTTAATTAAACTGTTCGACAGCAAACCAAAAGTGACTCAAAATCGATGGGAATCAAAAGAGGAAGCAAAGGATGTATTAGAAAAAGCGCTTGCCTTTCATGAGAATGCAAAAGCGTTTATCCAATCCTGGCAAGAGTACTGTCACAGTAAAATTGTCCCGTTCTTACGTCCTGCACTAGCAGAGTATAAACAAATAAAAGCAGAACGGTCTCTACTAAACTTTCAAGATATGCTTTTGCTAACTGCACAACTATTACGGGAACAACCGGAAACAAGACACTATTTTCAGGAGAAGTACCGTTGTTTACTCGTGGATGAATTTCAAGATACCGATCCTGTACAAGCAGAAATGATGCTCCTGTTAACGGGAGAGCAGCTACATGAAAATGACTGGACGAAGCAAGCACCAAAACCAGGATCTCTGTTTGTAGTTGGAGATCCTAAACAATCGATTTACCGCTTTAGAAGGGCAGATATTGATATTTACCAGAAAGTCAAAAAAATCATCTCCGAAACTGGAGGAGAAACACTCGATCTTGTGATGAACTTTAGAACGACAAGCCGAATTACAGAGCGGATTAATCCTGTGTTTGAACAAGCCTTTCCTCCAGAAGAAGACACCTACCAAGCGGCTTATAGGCCACTGACCGCTCATAAGTTAGCTGAGAAGGATGAAGAGTTAAAAGGAGTTTATCAACTAACCGTACCTGATGGCAAAAAGGATGAGGTAGTTGAAACAGAAGCACATCAAATTGCATCCTATATTCGTCATTGTGTCGACGAAGGGAAAGCGAAGCCAAGTGATTTTATGATTCTCACTCGGTACAATGAAGGGGTTTCTCACTATACTAAAGTATTGCAAAACTATCACATCCCGGTAATGACGTCAGGTGAGTATACCCTTAAAGGTGAACAGTGGATGCTTAGCCTTGCACATCTTCTTATGTACATTGCTAACCCATCCAGTTCCTTTTACTTTAGTGCGGTTCTTCGCGGCCCTTTTTTCGGTGTTAGTGACGATGCCTTGTTCAGGTATAAAAACGATGGCGGAGAATTTCAAGCCTTCTCAAAAATACCTGAAACATTAAACGAAAATGACCGAAAAATGATTTTGCCTGCTTTCCAAAAAATCCGTGAATATTTGAGATGGGCGAAAGTCCTGCTTCCAAGTACAGTAATAGAATCGATTGCAGAAGACCTAGGTTTTCACGCGAGTCACGTCATGGAAGAAACTAATAGACGTGAAGCTGTACATTATTATCAAATGGTTAGTAAAATTCGCGATTTTGAAAATAAAGGATTAACGATGTTTGGCGATTGCGCGAGACATTTTTATCAATTAGTTACCGATGCATATCATGAGGAAGTTCTCCTTCCTGAGGATCATCAAGCAGTCAGGGTTATGAACGTGCATAAATCTAAAGGCTTAGAAGCTCCGATTGTCTTTTTGGCACATCCTAAAAAATGGACGGATGCAGGCAAGCACGTAGATAAACACATTCAACGCTCAGAAGAAGAATCTCTTGGATATTTTACCTTTTCCAAACCGGCCGGCCTGTTTCATAAAGAGGTTCTTGCTCAGCCGGTTGGTTGGGAAGATAAAAAAGCCGAAGAGACGACTTATTTGAAAGCCGAAGAAGACCGGTTACTTTATGTAGCGGCGACGAGAGCTGAAGAGATGTTAATTATTAGTGCTGTTGATAGTGGCAAAAATAAAACAAACCCGTGGTCACCTTTACTAGAAGGGGTTGAAAGTTTGGGTGAAGTATTCGTTCCTGAGAGTGTTCGTCAGGTGAATACACAAAGCCAAAGCTCTCCTATCTCGTTTCATGAATACGAATTATTTGAAAAGGAGCGCGATGAGTGGATCGAGTCGAGAAGTATGGAAACTTATCGTCTGATAACGCCTTCTAATAAGGAAGAAGAGACGGATGTAATCACCTTAGAAAGAGTGTCTGGGGGAGGCAAAGAGTGGGGTACATTCATCCATGTTCTTTTTGAAGAGCTTATCAAATCACCGCAAACAATTAATGAAAAAATTCCTTTTCTTATGCTTCAAAACAATATTTCTGAAGATCGACAAGAAGAGGCTCGCTTAGTACTGAACTCCTTTATCCAGACTAAAACCTATCAACGAATTGTTAATTCAGACCAGGTATTGACTGAGGTTCCATTTACATTTAAAGCAGAAAAAGGAGCGCCATTTCACCCTGGGAATTTCGAAGGTTATGTCTATGTCAATGGAATTATTGACTTAGTTTTAAAAGAAGGTGAAGAGTGGGTGATCATTGATTTTAAAACAGACCACCTAAAAAATGATGAGGAGATCCAAAAATTACGGGAATACTACGAAAAGCAACTAGATGTTTACGTGAAGTCGTGGGAATTTTTTACGGGGGGACGAGTGAAAGAAGCCACGTTACACTTCACCAATCACCCTGAGCTCTAG
- a CDS encoding helix-turn-helix transcriptional regulator: MIGDRIKELRIEKDLSVEELADGILSPKYIQDIEHNIRHIPDDILPELASRLGTSVDSLLGIEKETNIRKANELLDSALRYTYRDLLDLAKDNILQAKGLEADFSKELRVKLSLVECLTLIKEEEIDDAYNLIQSLDSVDVERYNDLYFIYLRIYGVIHFYREEFWKAIMSFHQAINVKVNFEKHPFEVGVSYFNLGMTYAYIGNLSWGEQHLKKAESIFQDIGEIKQLTDTYINLGNIYYRRRDYEDALDIYKKAQNLLIYNSDLRTSSFIFNNIGLVYLELKNFKKAIEYGTRSLSLKKKLNSFPTDIMNTLEILTKSHLYSNEKEMAEFYIKEIQSYLPKVTTSMTKGHSYATIASYYKTIGNTAKYIEFLNGSIDTFINAELLYYAAKYAYELGKETGNQELICKSASLFYQYHHKLENKEGGN, encoded by the coding sequence ATGATCGGAGACAGAATAAAAGAACTCAGAATAGAAAAAGACCTTAGTGTCGAAGAATTAGCAGATGGGATACTTTCTCCAAAATACATACAAGATATTGAACATAATATCCGACACATTCCCGACGACATTCTGCCTGAACTAGCATCCAGACTCGGAACATCCGTTGATTCGTTACTAGGAATTGAAAAGGAAACAAACATAAGGAAAGCGAATGAACTGCTGGACTCAGCACTTCGTTATACCTACCGTGACTTATTAGATCTTGCTAAAGACAATATTTTACAGGCAAAAGGGTTAGAAGCAGATTTTTCAAAAGAACTGAGAGTAAAGTTATCATTAGTAGAGTGCTTAACTTTAATTAAAGAAGAAGAAATTGATGACGCTTATAATTTAATTCAATCATTAGACTCTGTTGATGTAGAAAGGTATAATGATCTTTATTTTATTTATCTTCGAATTTATGGTGTTATACATTTTTACAGAGAAGAGTTTTGGAAAGCGATTATGAGTTTCCATCAAGCGATTAACGTAAAAGTGAATTTCGAGAAACATCCTTTTGAGGTTGGGGTTTCTTACTTTAATTTAGGAATGACCTATGCTTACATTGGTAATTTAAGCTGGGGAGAACAACACCTTAAAAAAGCAGAAAGTATATTCCAAGACATCGGGGAAATCAAACAGCTAACGGATACGTACATAAATTTAGGAAATATTTATTATCGTCGTAGAGATTATGAGGATGCGCTCGATATATATAAGAAGGCCCAAAATCTCCTTATATATAACAGTGATTTAAGAACATCTTCATTTATATTTAATAATATTGGTCTAGTATATTTAGAACTTAAGAATTTTAAAAAAGCGATAGAGTATGGTACGAGATCATTATCACTTAAAAAAAAGTTAAATAGCTTTCCCACGGACATTATGAATACATTGGAAATATTAACTAAATCCCATTTGTATTCAAATGAAAAGGAAATGGCAGAATTCTATATTAAAGAGATTCAATCCTACTTACCAAAAGTAACTACATCTATGACTAAAGGCCATAGCTATGCAACTATTGCTTCTTATTACAAAACTATTGGTAATACGGCAAAATATATTGAGTTTTTAAATGGATCAATTGATACTTTTATTAATGCGGAGTTACTATATTATGCCGCAAAATATGCCTATGAATTAGGGAAAGAAACTGGTAACCAAGAATTAATTTGTAAATCAGCTAGTTTGTTCTATCAATACCACCATAAATTAGAAAACAAAGAAGGAGGAAATTAA
- a CDS encoding SDR family oxidoreductase, producing the protein MSTFFFTGFPGFIARELVKEIVQEIQNITSMYFLVLEPQLQTARLEVEKLEIKFPEQKGRFHLIVGDITKPSLGLQDEKLKQLTTEVNYVYHLAALYDLAVDRTAAETVNVKGTKHVSRWTATLPHLERYVYFSTAYVSGKREGRIYEKELDKGQSFKNHYEETKFIAEKVVSSYTSQIPTTIIRPGIVRGHSATGETIKFDGPYFMLNFFDRLGFLPVIPYLGAGNVDGNFVPVDYVIKATTYLSHISASIGKTYHLTDPSPLRMKEVYRLLMEEYLGKQPIGTVPLQSATYFLRYKKMRQWLGVEKESLAYFTYNAIYDTSQAEKDLEPTGIHVPSFKETLPSMVSYFKQFKADPQKKVKIN; encoded by the coding sequence ATGAGTACATTTTTTTTCACTGGATTTCCTGGATTCATTGCTCGTGAACTTGTAAAAGAGATTGTTCAGGAGATTCAGAATATTACTTCTATGTATTTCCTTGTGCTTGAACCTCAACTACAAACAGCACGGTTAGAAGTGGAGAAATTAGAAATAAAGTTTCCCGAGCAAAAAGGAAGATTTCATTTAATAGTAGGCGATATTACAAAACCCTCCTTAGGTTTACAAGATGAAAAACTGAAACAGCTAACTACCGAAGTAAACTATGTTTATCATCTAGCAGCTTTATATGATTTAGCTGTAGATCGCACGGCAGCTGAGACTGTCAATGTTAAGGGTACTAAACATGTTAGCAGATGGACAGCAACTCTCCCACATTTGGAACGATATGTTTATTTTAGCACAGCCTATGTATCTGGCAAGCGAGAAGGTCGGATATATGAAAAAGAACTAGATAAAGGTCAATCTTTTAAAAATCATTATGAAGAAACAAAATTTATCGCTGAAAAGGTCGTAAGTAGCTATACAAGCCAGATTCCCACTACCATTATTCGTCCAGGTATCGTAAGAGGACATTCAGCCACAGGGGAAACAATTAAATTTGACGGCCCCTATTTTATGCTGAATTTTTTTGATCGGCTTGGCTTTTTACCGGTTATTCCCTATTTAGGAGCTGGTAATGTGGATGGTAATTTCGTTCCAGTGGATTATGTAATTAAAGCAACTACCTACTTAAGTCACATCAGTGCAAGTATAGGAAAAACGTATCATTTAACCGATCCTTCTCCACTAAGGATGAAAGAAGTGTATCGGCTTTTGATGGAAGAATACTTAGGTAAACAACCTATTGGTACCGTTCCATTACAGTCAGCTACCTATTTTCTTCGTTATAAAAAAATGAGGCAATGGCTCGGTGTAGAGAAAGAATCCCTTGCTTATTTTACGTACAATGCAATTTATGACACAAGTCAAGCTGAAAAGGACCTAGAACCTACAGGGATACATGTACCAAGCTTTAAAGAAACGTTGCCCTCGATGGTTTCTTATTTCAAACAATTTAAAGCTGATCCTCAAAAAAAAGTTAAAATTAATTAA